A DNA window from Alicyclobacillus vulcanalis contains the following coding sequences:
- a CDS encoding diacylglycerol kinase: protein MMDAEERRPHQPNAQPFLRALGYSLRGVVYAFHAEKNLKRDVWLFTLLAAVEWCLRPSLAQTAITLFVSMCVFAAELFNTAVELAVDVASGWKDHPVAGMAKDVASGAVSFVAFGALAVAAWLLASNWPWHLWLFSRRNLDSVALVTLCVAAVWAVRLWPYRGVAEIKRPRKEGQS from the coding sequence ATGATGGATGCGGAGGAGCGCAGGCCGCATCAGCCGAATGCCCAGCCCTTTTTGCGGGCGCTGGGTTACAGCCTGCGCGGCGTGGTGTATGCTTTCCACGCGGAGAAAAACCTCAAACGAGATGTGTGGCTGTTCACGCTTCTCGCCGCCGTGGAGTGGTGTTTGCGGCCGAGCCTGGCCCAGACGGCGATCACGCTCTTTGTGTCGATGTGCGTGTTCGCCGCCGAGTTGTTCAATACGGCTGTGGAACTCGCTGTGGACGTCGCATCGGGATGGAAAGACCACCCTGTCGCTGGCATGGCCAAGGACGTCGCGAGCGGTGCCGTGAGTTTCGTGGCGTTCGGCGCGCTCGCCGTCGCAGCGTGGCTTCTTGCGTCGAACTGGCCCTGGCACCTCTGGCTCTTCAGTCGCCGCAACCTGGACTCGGTCGCGCTCGTCACCCTGTGCGTCGCCGCCGTGTGGGCGGTGCGACTCTGGCCTTATCGAGGCGTCGCGGAAATCAAACGCCCCAGAAAGGAGGGACAAAGCTGA
- a CDS encoding HD family phosphohydrolase: MRWTGWGSAIRRWLDDDAFRQSRRVRAIIYAGLGVLLFAILASSMMPPRYHFTVGEVSPTTVVAPVTAVDTAATAAKRKAAEAKVPKQYAQSPQVLTDALNQLATLFHAASAAVENRSLAAPEKLVALRRVAPQGLSSSTLALMLAESPARLAALERDSAKVVQAILSQPFYADSMQQSMLLVDRQIVNLNLGLDRDEAMIVQNTAVSVLRPNMVYQAQATQEAREQAAESVQPVLIHQGDVIVAKNQVVTSEVISKLKDVGLYSAYPSLRVGVGFAVFIALSIAMLAAYVERRAPRRRLDNLMLGILGLVFVLMAILIAVTKWIVAAGGPASTPYLLPISLGAMLITVMMDSSLAVVSAFFFSFLLGAAFGMNYDFVFYGFVGSLVGAYSVSRVTSRATFMRAGFIVSAVNIGTVIALYLLAVSREGDFHSLSLHVGLAALNGVFAAILTMGILPFFESAFGLLTPIRLLELSNPNHPLLRKVLLEAPGTYHHSLIVGNLAEAAAELVGADPLLCRVGAYYHDVGKTKRPMFFVENQMTKENPHDKVAPSLSHLIITSHVSDGLEMLRKAGIPKPIQDICATHHGTTILWYFYHKAKEQDKNGTVRVDDFRYPGPKPKTRECAIIMICDAVEAAVRSMSRPTPNRVEGVIRKIIRDRLQDGQLDECDLTLQDLDAMVGAFMKTLKGIYHARIEYPDIDKLKKEVAK, encoded by the coding sequence ATGAGATGGACAGGATGGGGAAGCGCCATTCGCCGCTGGCTGGATGACGACGCCTTTCGCCAAAGCCGACGCGTGCGCGCCATCATCTACGCCGGCCTCGGCGTGCTGTTGTTCGCCATTCTCGCGTCCAGCATGATGCCTCCGCGCTACCATTTCACCGTGGGGGAAGTCAGCCCGACGACGGTCGTGGCGCCCGTGACGGCCGTGGATACGGCGGCCACGGCGGCGAAGCGAAAGGCCGCGGAGGCGAAGGTTCCGAAACAGTACGCACAGTCGCCACAGGTGCTGACGGACGCCCTCAATCAGCTCGCGACGCTGTTTCATGCGGCGAGCGCTGCGGTCGAGAACAGGAGCCTCGCCGCGCCTGAGAAGCTCGTCGCCCTGCGGCGCGTCGCACCGCAGGGTCTCTCGAGCTCGACGCTCGCGCTCATGCTGGCTGAATCGCCTGCCCGGCTCGCCGCGCTGGAAAGGGATAGCGCCAAGGTCGTGCAGGCCATTTTAAGTCAGCCGTTTTACGCCGATTCGATGCAGCAGTCGATGCTGCTCGTGGACAGGCAGATTGTCAACCTCAACCTGGGGCTCGATCGCGATGAAGCGATGATCGTGCAAAACACCGCGGTGAGCGTGCTCCGGCCGAACATGGTGTATCAGGCCCAGGCGACGCAGGAGGCGCGCGAACAAGCGGCAGAGAGCGTGCAGCCGGTGCTCATTCACCAGGGCGACGTGATCGTCGCGAAAAACCAGGTGGTCACGAGCGAGGTCATCAGCAAGCTGAAGGACGTCGGCCTCTATTCCGCGTACCCGAGCCTTCGGGTTGGCGTGGGGTTTGCGGTCTTCATCGCCTTGTCCATCGCGATGCTCGCAGCGTACGTGGAAAGGCGGGCTCCGAGGCGGCGCTTGGACAACCTGATGCTCGGCATTCTGGGACTCGTCTTTGTGCTCATGGCCATTCTCATTGCCGTGACGAAGTGGATAGTGGCGGCCGGCGGACCGGCGTCCACGCCGTATCTTCTCCCGATTTCCCTCGGAGCCATGCTGATCACGGTGATGATGGACTCGTCGCTCGCGGTGGTGTCGGCGTTCTTCTTTTCGTTTTTGCTCGGCGCCGCGTTTGGTATGAACTACGACTTCGTCTTCTACGGATTCGTCGGTTCGCTGGTGGGCGCGTACAGCGTGAGCCGGGTGACGAGCCGCGCCACGTTCATGCGGGCTGGGTTCATAGTATCGGCCGTCAACATCGGGACGGTGATCGCGCTCTATCTCCTCGCGGTGAGCCGCGAAGGCGATTTTCATTCTCTGTCCCTGCACGTGGGCCTGGCGGCGCTGAACGGCGTGTTTGCGGCCATTTTGACCATGGGCATTCTCCCGTTTTTCGAATCGGCGTTTGGCCTGCTGACGCCCATTCGCCTGTTGGAACTGTCGAATCCGAATCACCCGCTGCTGAGGAAGGTCCTGCTCGAGGCGCCGGGCACGTACCACCACAGTCTGATTGTGGGGAATTTGGCCGAGGCGGCGGCCGAGCTCGTCGGCGCCGACCCGCTGTTGTGCCGCGTGGGGGCGTACTACCATGATGTCGGCAAGACAAAGCGGCCCATGTTCTTTGTGGAAAACCAGATGACGAAGGAAAACCCGCACGACAAAGTCGCGCCAAGCTTGAGTCATCTGATCATCACGTCGCACGTGTCGGATGGCTTGGAAATGCTGCGCAAGGCGGGGATTCCCAAACCCATTCAGGATATCTGCGCGACCCATCATGGGACGACGATCCTGTGGTATTTCTACCACAAGGCCAAGGAGCAGGATAAAAACGGGACCGTGCGTGTGGACGACTTCCGGTATCCCGGGCCCAAGCCCAAAACGCGGGAATGTGCCATCATCATGATCTGCGACGCTGTGGAAGCGGCGGTCCGCAGCATGTCGCGCCCGACGCCCAACCGGGTCGAAGGCGTCATTCGCAAGATCATTCGAGACCGCCTTCAGGACGGTCAGCTGGATGAGTGCGATCTGACCCTCCAGGACCTCGACGCCATGGTCGGCGCCTTTATGAAGACGCTGAAGGGCATTTATCATGCGCGCATCGAATATCCGGACATCGACAAGCTGAAAAAGGAAGTGGCGAAGTGA
- the ybeY gene encoding rRNA maturation RNase YbeY → MNRLTLDVGCEVEWPLAAPYAEPHAFVQRVLEAAAERIDASGEVSVLFVDDETIHELNRTYRQVDRPTDVLSFAMNEGEDLVDPDEIDPILGDIVVSIDRAREQAEAYGHSLARELAFLLVHGFLHLNGYDHDEPSREREMFALQEDILNEIGLPRN, encoded by the coding sequence GTGAACCGTTTGACGCTCGATGTGGGCTGTGAGGTGGAGTGGCCGCTCGCGGCGCCGTACGCGGAGCCCCATGCCTTTGTGCAGCGCGTGCTGGAGGCAGCGGCGGAGCGAATCGACGCGAGCGGCGAGGTGTCCGTCTTGTTCGTGGATGACGAGACCATCCACGAGCTCAATCGCACGTACCGCCAGGTGGACAGGCCCACCGACGTCCTCTCGTTCGCGATGAACGAGGGGGAAGACCTGGTCGATCCCGACGAGATCGACCCCATCCTGGGCGACATTGTGGTGAGCATTGACCGCGCACGCGAGCAAGCGGAGGCATACGGCCACTCGCTGGCGCGAGAGTTGGCCTTCCTGCTCGTGCACGGCTTTTTGCATCTGAATGGCTACGATCACGACGAGCCCTCCCGCGAGCGCGAGATGTTCGCGCTTCAGGAGGACATTCTGAACGAAATCGGGCTCCCGAGAAACTAG